From the genome of Rhizobium sp. NXC24, one region includes:
- a CDS encoding aspartate aminotransferase family protein — MDQVSKPNTPVLDNFWMPFTANRQFKAAPRLLAAADGMYYTDVDGNQVLDGTAGLWCVNAGHGRKKIAEAVERQLATLDYAPTFQMGHPIAFDFATKLAANAPGGGEAKLDRVFFTGSGSESVDTALKIAIAYQRAIGQGTRTRIIGREKGYHGVGFGGISVGGLVNNRRVFPQIPADHMRHTLDIERNAFSKGLPQHGIELADDLERLVALHGAETIAAVIVEPMSGSAGVVLPPKGYLEKLRATADKYGILLIFDEVITGFGRLGAPFATDYFGVVPDLVTTAKGITNGTIPMGAVFASRKVYDGLMVGPENAIELFHGYTYSGHPVACAAGLATLEIYQEEGLLTRAADLAEHWQEALHSLKGLRHVVDIRNLGLVGAVELAPRKDAPGARAYDVFVDCFEKGLLIRVTGDIIALSPPLIISRAEIDTLVSMLSDALKRAA; from the coding sequence ATGGATCAGGTCAGCAAGCCGAACACCCCCGTTCTCGACAATTTCTGGATGCCGTTTACGGCGAACCGGCAGTTCAAGGCAGCACCACGCCTATTGGCCGCGGCGGACGGGATGTACTACACCGATGTCGATGGGAACCAGGTTCTGGATGGCACCGCCGGGCTCTGGTGCGTGAATGCCGGCCATGGCCGCAAGAAGATTGCAGAAGCCGTCGAGCGACAGCTCGCCACCTTGGACTACGCGCCGACCTTTCAGATGGGCCACCCGATCGCTTTCGATTTCGCCACGAAGCTGGCCGCGAATGCGCCTGGTGGCGGCGAGGCCAAACTCGACCGCGTGTTCTTCACCGGTTCCGGTTCCGAATCCGTCGATACTGCTCTCAAGATCGCTATTGCCTACCAGCGTGCCATCGGTCAGGGCACCCGCACGCGGATCATCGGACGCGAAAAGGGCTACCACGGTGTTGGATTCGGCGGCATCTCGGTCGGCGGCCTCGTCAACAATCGCCGCGTCTTCCCGCAGATTCCGGCTGATCACATGCGCCACACGCTGGATATCGAGCGCAATGCCTTTTCGAAAGGGCTTCCGCAGCATGGCATTGAGCTTGCAGACGATCTGGAACGGCTCGTCGCGCTACATGGCGCCGAAACCATAGCAGCCGTCATCGTCGAACCGATGTCCGGATCGGCAGGCGTCGTCCTGCCTCCCAAGGGCTATCTGGAGAAATTGCGTGCCACGGCGGACAAGTACGGAATTCTGCTGATCTTCGACGAGGTCATCACTGGCTTCGGACGCCTGGGAGCACCCTTTGCCACCGACTATTTTGGCGTCGTTCCTGATCTCGTCACCACCGCCAAAGGCATTACCAACGGCACAATCCCGATGGGCGCCGTCTTTGCCAGCCGCAAGGTCTATGATGGACTTATGGTCGGGCCGGAGAATGCGATCGAGCTATTCCACGGCTACACCTATTCCGGCCATCCCGTCGCCTGCGCCGCCGGTCTCGCCACTCTCGAGATCTACCAGGAAGAAGGACTGCTGACGCGAGCAGCCGATCTAGCGGAGCACTGGCAAGAAGCTCTCCATTCGCTCAAGGGTCTTCGGCATGTCGTCGACATCCGGAACCTTGGGCTGGTCGGAGCGGTCGAGCTTGCGCCTCGCAAAGATGCACCCGGCGCGCGGGCTTACGACGTGTTCGTGGACTGCTTCGAGAAGGGTCTGCTGATCCGAGTCACCGGGGACATCATAGCGCTTTCGCCACCCCTGATTATCAGCAGGGCGGAGATCGACACGCTTGTCTCTATGTTATCTGATGCGCTGAAGCGCGCAGCCTAA
- the cysC gene encoding adenylyl-sulfate kinase, translating to MLSLDQNSNQDLLSSEEVFARFQHQEQSRDILRLITCGSVDDGKSTLIGRLLWESQQLLDDQLAALKAESKGYGTQGDEIDLALLVDGLSAEREQGITIDVAYRYFSTPKRKFILADCPGHEQYTRNMATAASSADVAILLVDARKGVLTQTRRHAYLASLLGVRHVVAAINKMDSVGYDEQIFDQICEEISTFSATLGFESITQIPISALCGDNIARRAAHTPWYLGPPLMDLLETVKITRTPSDRLVIPVQWINRPTADFRGVSATIVEGKLEVGDEIRVTASGQVARVAEIVTMDGTTRRADEGAAVTFRLDRDIDVCRGDVLSYAQKPLEMSDHIEATLIWMSADAGLIGRQYEIKLATQWASASITSIKYHIDVDTFAHTAGRTLALNDIAVCNVSLSRPLVFDSYSTSKTLGAFILVDRYTNETVAAGMIRHNLRRAQNVHHQMLSITRQDRERLNEHQGKVIWFTGLSGSGKSTLANALEMELHNQGKRTYILDGDNIRQGLNKDLGFTDADRVENIRRIAEVAKLMMDAGLIVLTAFISPFRREREMARELIGLENFLEVFVDTPLDICEQRDPKGLYRKARDGKLPNMTGVSSPYEAPTSPDFVIQGVSTPLVESVKRLVDYITFV from the coding sequence ATGCTCAGCCTGGATCAGAACAGCAACCAAGATCTCTTATCATCCGAAGAGGTATTTGCGCGTTTTCAGCATCAGGAACAGTCTCGGGATATTTTGCGCCTTATTACATGCGGCAGCGTAGACGACGGCAAGAGTACCCTTATCGGTCGCCTTCTTTGGGAATCGCAGCAGTTACTTGACGATCAATTGGCGGCACTGAAAGCTGAATCGAAAGGCTATGGCACGCAGGGTGATGAAATCGACCTCGCACTGCTGGTCGATGGTCTATCCGCCGAACGCGAACAAGGCATCACCATAGACGTCGCCTACCGCTATTTTTCCACGCCAAAACGAAAGTTCATCCTCGCCGATTGCCCCGGCCACGAGCAATATACGCGCAACATGGCCACTGCAGCGTCGTCCGCCGATGTCGCAATCCTGCTCGTCGACGCTCGCAAAGGTGTTCTGACACAGACACGCCGGCATGCCTATCTCGCCTCGCTGCTCGGCGTTCGGCACGTGGTCGCCGCGATAAACAAGATGGATTCGGTCGGATACGACGAGCAAATATTCGATCAGATATGCGAGGAAATCTCGACGTTCTCCGCCACACTGGGATTTGAGAGCATTACCCAGATCCCGATCAGCGCTCTTTGCGGCGACAACATAGCCCGGCGCGCCGCACATACCCCATGGTATCTCGGGCCGCCGCTGATGGACCTCTTGGAGACCGTCAAGATAACGCGCACGCCCTCCGACCGGCTTGTTATTCCAGTGCAGTGGATCAATAGACCGACTGCGGATTTCCGAGGTGTCTCGGCCACGATTGTCGAGGGCAAGTTGGAGGTTGGGGACGAAATACGCGTAACAGCTTCAGGTCAAGTTGCGCGTGTAGCTGAAATCGTCACGATGGATGGAACCACGAGGCGGGCCGACGAAGGGGCAGCCGTCACATTCAGACTCGATCGAGACATCGACGTTTGCCGCGGCGATGTTCTATCTTACGCGCAAAAGCCCTTGGAGATGTCTGATCACATTGAAGCCACCCTGATCTGGATGAGCGCAGATGCGGGTCTGATTGGCCGTCAATACGAAATCAAGCTTGCGACCCAATGGGCGTCCGCATCGATCACCAGCATTAAATATCACATCGATGTCGATACGTTTGCACACACCGCCGGGCGAACCCTGGCGCTCAACGACATAGCTGTCTGCAACGTATCCCTGAGCCGCCCTCTCGTTTTCGACAGCTATTCGACATCGAAAACACTGGGCGCCTTCATTCTCGTCGACCGGTATACGAACGAGACCGTCGCCGCCGGCATGATCCGCCACAATCTTCGACGTGCCCAAAACGTGCATCACCAAATGCTGTCGATCACCCGGCAAGATCGCGAGCGTTTGAATGAGCATCAGGGCAAGGTGATCTGGTTTACGGGCTTGTCCGGCTCCGGGAAATCAACATTGGCCAATGCCCTTGAGATGGAGCTGCACAATCAAGGCAAGCGCACATATATCCTGGATGGTGACAATATCAGGCAAGGTCTCAATAAGGACTTGGGCTTTACCGACGCGGATCGCGTGGAGAATATCAGACGAATTGCCGAAGTGGCCAAGCTGATGATGGACGCGGGGCTCATCGTGCTCACGGCCTTTATTTCACCTTTCCGCCGAGAACGAGAGATGGCGCGCGAACTGATCGGACTCGAGAACTTCCTGGAAGTCTTCGTCGATACGCCGCTCGATATCTGCGAACAGCGTGACCCGAAAGGCCTTTACCGGAAGGCGCGCGATGGGAAATTGCCGAACATGACGGGTGTTAGTAGTCCATATGAGGCGCCGACGTCGCCTGACTTTGTGATTCAAGGCGTGAGCACACCACTTGTGGAAAGTGTCAAACGCTTGGTTGATTATATCACTTTCGTCTAG
- a CDS encoding type II toxin-antitoxin system VapC family toxin — MKISVDTNVLARAVLQDDLGQGNAASKLLREASLIAVSLPCLCELVWILRRGAKLPKEDVAMTIRDLLNAGNVVMNRPAVEAGLTILEAGGDFADGIIAYEGNWLGGETFVSFDKQAVELLTQKGETARLLL, encoded by the coding sequence GTGAAAATTTCCGTCGATACGAATGTCCTGGCTCGCGCTGTTCTGCAGGACGATCTGGGGCAAGGAAACGCCGCTAGCAAACTGCTAAGAGAAGCATCATTGATCGCGGTTTCCTTGCCCTGCCTGTGTGAACTGGTCTGGATACTGCGCAGGGGCGCCAAGCTGCCAAAAGAAGACGTCGCCATGACGATCCGTGACCTACTAAATGCCGGGAATGTCGTGATGAACCGCCCCGCGGTCGAGGCGGGGCTTACAATCCTCGAAGCCGGAGGTGATTTCGCAGATGGTATCATCGCCTATGAGGGCAATTGGTTGGGCGGAGAAACCTTTGTATCGTTCGACAAACAAGCAGTGGAACTCTTGACCCAGAAAGGAGAGACCGCACGGCTATTGCTTTAA
- a CDS encoding GntR family transcriptional regulator → MSDEAEVKRIRGTGWKSVYDTLRSEILSLTLPPGQLLDEMTLAERFDMSRSPVREALIRLGGDELVVTLSNRSTIVAPIEVATFPKYVEALDIAQRMNTRLAAALRTDADLKLIAKREKAFSAAVKTGNHLAMSEANKEFHMAIAYAGKNQYLASFYHKLLSQGQRMLHLHFEYLERTHEGYLLTDEHSLMLEAIRDKNVDLADELAHAHTRQFQDNFINFMRENYTTDVPLGPARAAE, encoded by the coding sequence GTGTCTGACGAGGCTGAAGTGAAACGAATCCGGGGAACCGGATGGAAGAGCGTCTACGATACGCTGCGAAGCGAGATTCTTTCTCTCACCTTGCCGCCGGGTCAGCTTCTCGATGAAATGACCTTGGCCGAGCGTTTTGACATGTCGCGCTCGCCGGTGCGTGAAGCCCTGATCCGCTTGGGCGGAGACGAGCTCGTCGTCACGCTCTCCAACCGCAGCACGATCGTTGCGCCAATCGAAGTGGCGACCTTTCCGAAATACGTGGAGGCGCTCGACATCGCCCAGAGGATGAACACGCGCCTGGCGGCGGCCCTGCGAACCGACGCCGACCTGAAGCTTATTGCCAAGCGGGAAAAGGCATTTTCGGCCGCCGTCAAAACCGGAAATCATCTGGCGATGTCGGAGGCGAACAAAGAGTTCCACATGGCGATCGCCTATGCCGGCAAGAACCAGTATTTGGCATCCTTCTATCACAAGCTCCTGTCTCAGGGTCAGCGCATGCTGCACCTGCATTTCGAGTATCTCGAGCGTACCCATGAGGGATATCTTCTGACCGATGAGCATAGCCTGATGCTGGAGGCGATCCGGGACAAGAACGTCGATCTGGCGGATGAACTCGCCCATGCTCATACGCGGCAGTTCCAGGACAACTTCATCAACTTCATGCGCGAGAACTACACGACCGATGTCCCGCTCGGACCCGCACGAGCAGCGGAATAG
- a CDS encoding GSU2403 family nucleotidyltransferase fold protein, with the protein MQPLAPSLTIAFADLVERAHEEAFNARFPAKGTFHKLRRGGKEYWYHVMRDSTAPSGRRTSYAGLVGDTDVDALVERHGHEHARHKLQKETASMLRRSGLPAPDPMEGKLTRAFQRAGLFQAGAVLVGSVAYQAYGGILGVKLSGELHRTQDIDLAHDREIALHVGHTGQKLEDFQDILKSVDESFTPRLNPSYPNAGPTRYENASNYKVDLLTAHKNSDRDRRVPVAIPIMPGTALQPLDLMEFLIRNPIRSALLYEDGVAVVVPDPVRYALHKVAISQMQGLSGEAGKDTKDRMQAAELVRAIGHAGRTSELAQAWSELWRHKAKRRNFVLRGILALPDDAIEIIARSAIRYGEEPFRDDELPTVTLRKLIPRKAGGTLRTLPRMPGDNGVGLNLS; encoded by the coding sequence ATGCAACCTCTAGCTCCCTCGTTAACTATCGCGTTCGCCGATCTCGTTGAAAGGGCACATGAAGAAGCATTCAACGCCCGCTTTCCTGCGAAAGGGACCTTTCACAAGCTGAGGCGCGGAGGAAAGGAGTATTGGTATCACGTCATGCGCGACTCGACCGCGCCTAGTGGCCGACGAACGAGCTACGCCGGATTAGTCGGCGACACTGATGTAGACGCGCTAGTCGAACGCCATGGTCACGAACACGCGCGTCATAAACTTCAAAAGGAGACAGCTTCCATGCTGCGTCGGTCGGGCCTTCCGGCACCCGATCCCATGGAAGGGAAACTCACACGGGCATTCCAGAGAGCCGGCTTGTTTCAAGCCGGTGCGGTTCTCGTTGGCTCCGTGGCATACCAGGCCTACGGCGGCATCCTCGGTGTCAAGCTGAGTGGCGAGCTCCATCGCACGCAGGACATCGATCTTGCCCACGATCGCGAAATCGCGCTTCACGTGGGCCACACCGGCCAAAAGCTGGAAGACTTTCAGGATATTCTCAAATCCGTTGATGAATCGTTCACACCGAGGCTCAATCCGAGTTATCCGAACGCTGGGCCGACGCGCTATGAGAACGCCAGCAACTACAAAGTCGACCTTCTGACGGCTCACAAGAATTCAGACCGGGACCGTAGAGTGCCAGTAGCGATCCCGATCATGCCCGGCACGGCGCTTCAACCGCTCGACCTGATGGAGTTCCTCATCAGGAACCCGATCCGGTCAGCGCTCTTATACGAAGATGGTGTGGCTGTTGTGGTGCCCGATCCGGTCCGCTATGCGCTTCACAAGGTGGCCATCAGCCAGATGCAAGGCCTATCGGGTGAAGCGGGCAAAGACACCAAGGACCGCATGCAGGCTGCCGAACTGGTAAGGGCCATCGGACACGCCGGCCGCACTAGTGAACTTGCGCAGGCCTGGTCAGAATTATGGCGCCACAAGGCGAAACGACGGAACTTCGTGCTGCGCGGCATCCTAGCACTGCCTGACGATGCTATAGAAATCATCGCACGCAGTGCCATCCGATACGGAGAGGAACCGTTCCGCGACGACGAACTGCCCACAGTCACGCTTAGGAAGCTCATCCCACGGAAAGCCGGCGGGACACTTAGGACGCTACCGCGAATGCCTGGCGACAACGGAGTCGGTCTTAATCTTTCGTAA
- a CDS encoding cupin domain-containing protein, protein MTVDIGNRLRHLRIAHNLSQRELAKRTGVPNSTISLIESNASNPSVGALKRILDGIPIGLAEFFAFEPARPKKAFYAAEELVEIGKGAISYRQVGENLFGRSLQILKEHYQPGADTGKVPLVHDGEEGGIVLSGRLEVTVDDERRILGPGDAYYFESRRPHRFRCVGPVACEVISACTPPTF, encoded by the coding sequence ATGACCGTCGACATCGGCAATCGTCTCCGCCATCTGCGCATTGCGCACAACCTTTCGCAGCGCGAGCTTGCCAAACGCACCGGCGTGCCGAATTCGACGATCTCTCTCATCGAGTCGAACGCCTCTAACCCGTCAGTGGGAGCCTTGAAGAGAATTCTGGATGGCATCCCGATCGGCCTGGCGGAGTTTTTCGCATTCGAGCCCGCTCGGCCAAAGAAGGCGTTTTATGCCGCGGAAGAATTGGTCGAGATCGGCAAGGGCGCCATCTCATACAGGCAGGTTGGAGAGAACCTGTTCGGGCGCAGTCTGCAGATCCTGAAGGAGCACTACCAGCCTGGCGCCGATACCGGAAAGGTACCTCTCGTCCACGATGGAGAAGAAGGCGGGATCGTTCTCTCGGGAAGGCTCGAGGTCACGGTTGACGACGAGCGACGCATCCTCGGGCCGGGCGATGCCTATTATTTCGAAAGTCGACGCCCGCATCGGTTCCGATGTGTCGGGCCGGTAGCTTGCGAGGTCATCAGCGCCTGCACGCCGCCAACCTTCTGA
- a CDS encoding methyl-accepting chemotaxis protein, with translation MSFLQNTKIRTKILSVIIPICVVGIAGIIAMSQSYRAANDAYAGLLANDGTATIQMARASQRVVALSYNAYQVLAYSAKDPEMPGFVKDYGENKKALLDWFDSIKRLVPEQAASVDVLADKARAMTAIMDKAVEAGAKDDEESAKGLLKQADPMIEDEILSVRHWIENSTKNVSTQSDTLTSQTNGTILYTLTTLGIVFVAAILAGLFVAAKGITTPIEKLRERMVSLAGGETETSVIGLERKDEVGQMAAAVAVFRDNAIERIRLERDADANRSLSDRERMERDAQKAREAAETEFAVKALADGLGALSNGNLNYRIDKPFVSHLDQLRSDFNGSMTKMQQALRAVGDNARGIDAGANEIRSAADDLSKRTEQQAASVEETAAALEQITTTVKDSTKRAEEAGQLVAQARIGAEKSGIVMREAVAAMEGIEKSSSEITNIIGVIDEIAFQTNLLALNAGVEAARAGEAGKGFAVVAQEVRELAQRSAQAAKEIKALISTSSNQVRNGVELVARTGQSLSQIVQEVEEIDANVKAIVEAAREQATGLAEINTAVNAIDQGTQQNAAMVEQSNAASHSLAKEVASLNSLLSQFSVEEGYRQPRLAVASERHQPAASPARSLRAKIAGAFDGGVATATAASKDGWEEF, from the coding sequence ATGTCGTTTCTTCAGAACACCAAGATTCGCACGAAGATTCTTTCCGTCATCATCCCGATCTGCGTTGTTGGAATTGCCGGCATCATCGCGATGTCGCAGAGTTATAGAGCGGCAAATGATGCCTATGCCGGCCTCCTTGCAAACGACGGGACCGCCACGATCCAGATGGCACGAGCGAGCCAGCGCGTAGTCGCGCTCAGCTATAACGCCTATCAGGTCCTCGCCTACAGCGCCAAGGATCCGGAGATGCCGGGCTTTGTCAAAGACTACGGCGAAAACAAGAAAGCTTTGCTGGACTGGTTTGACTCCATAAAGCGTCTGGTCCCGGAACAGGCGGCGTCAGTTGATGTGCTCGCGGACAAAGCCAGAGCAATGACCGCCATCATGGATAAGGCCGTCGAAGCAGGGGCGAAGGATGACGAGGAGAGTGCGAAAGGATTGCTGAAACAAGCAGATCCGATGATTGAAGACGAGATCCTGAGTGTCCGGCATTGGATCGAAAATTCGACCAAGAACGTCAGCACGCAAAGCGACACTTTAACCAGCCAGACAAATGGCACGATCCTCTATACATTGACGACGCTCGGCATCGTCTTCGTCGCCGCAATCTTGGCCGGCCTGTTTGTCGCGGCCAAGGGTATTACGACGCCGATCGAGAAACTGCGGGAACGCATGGTGTCTCTTGCCGGTGGAGAAACCGAGACATCGGTCATCGGACTGGAGCGCAAGGACGAGGTAGGCCAGATGGCCGCAGCCGTTGCTGTCTTCCGCGACAATGCGATCGAGCGCATCCGGCTGGAGCGCGACGCAGATGCCAACCGCAGCCTTTCTGATCGGGAACGCATGGAGCGGGACGCACAGAAGGCGAGGGAGGCAGCCGAAACCGAATTCGCTGTCAAGGCGCTGGCTGATGGCCTCGGAGCACTGTCAAACGGCAATCTCAACTACCGCATCGACAAGCCGTTCGTCAGCCATCTCGACCAGTTGCGCAGCGATTTCAACGGCTCGATGACAAAGATGCAGCAGGCGCTACGAGCCGTTGGCGACAATGCCCGCGGCATCGATGCCGGTGCCAACGAAATCCGTTCGGCCGCGGACGATCTGTCGAAGCGCACGGAGCAGCAGGCAGCATCCGTCGAGGAAACCGCCGCTGCGCTCGAACAGATCACCACGACAGTTAAAGACTCCACGAAGCGCGCCGAGGAGGCTGGCCAGTTGGTCGCTCAAGCCCGTATCGGCGCCGAAAAGTCGGGTATCGTGATGCGCGAGGCTGTCGCCGCCATGGAGGGTATCGAAAAGTCTTCCAGCGAGATCACGAACATCATCGGCGTGATCGACGAAATCGCCTTCCAAACGAACCTGCTGGCTCTCAATGCCGGCGTCGAGGCGGCGCGCGCTGGCGAAGCGGGCAAGGGCTTTGCGGTCGTTGCCCAGGAGGTCCGTGAACTGGCGCAGCGCTCGGCACAGGCCGCCAAGGAGATCAAGGCGCTGATCTCGACTTCCAGCAATCAGGTGCGCAATGGCGTCGAACTCGTGGCGCGGACCGGCCAGTCCCTAAGCCAGATTGTCCAGGAAGTCGAAGAGATCGACGCCAATGTGAAAGCGATCGTCGAGGCGGCACGGGAACAAGCAACGGGGCTCGCCGAGATCAATACGGCCGTGAATGCAATCGACCAGGGGACGCAGCAGAATGCGGCGATGGTCGAGCAGTCGAACGCAGCAAGCCATAGCCTTGCCAAGGAAGTCGCATCACTCAACAGTCTGCTGAGCCAGTTCAGCGTCGAGGAAGGCTATAGGCAACCGCGCCTGGCCGTGGCGAGCGAGCGTCACCAGCCGGCCGCGTCACCGGCCCGCTCGCTCAGGGCCAAGATCGCCGGTGCCTTTGACGGAGGCGTCGCAACTGCGACGGCAGCGTCAAAGGACGGCTGGGAAGAGTTTTGA
- a CDS encoding pyrroline-5-carboxylate reductase: protein MKAIGFVGTGAITEAMVRGLLAEPAHVSKIHVSPRNAEIAAKLAAKFDTVTVAADNQTVVDHSDIVVLAIRPQIAEDVIRGLRFKDGQRVVSVVATVERQSLLDWIRADIDLVQAIPLPFVADRQGVTAIYPPDPEIAGLFDALGTAVQCESRKEYDLLAAASAIMSTFFGVMEFTTDWLEKNGLDRSKGRAYIAPLFSSLAQRANEPGVTSFNSLSSEFATKGGLNEQVFSDFEKKGGRQALTAALDRVLARIEGRSS, encoded by the coding sequence ATGAAAGCAATCGGCTTTGTCGGAACCGGCGCTATCACGGAGGCCATGGTGCGGGGCCTGTTGGCCGAGCCGGCGCATGTATCCAAAATCCATGTCTCGCCTCGCAATGCGGAGATCGCAGCAAAGCTTGCCGCCAAGTTCGACACCGTAACTGTGGCGGCTGATAACCAGACGGTCGTCGATCACAGCGACATCGTCGTCCTTGCCATACGCCCGCAGATTGCCGAAGACGTTATACGTGGGCTTCGTTTCAAAGATGGGCAACGCGTTGTCAGCGTCGTCGCAACGGTGGAGCGTCAAAGTCTGCTCGACTGGATCCGAGCAGACATCGACCTTGTGCAGGCGATCCCTTTGCCATTCGTCGCAGATCGCCAAGGTGTGACGGCCATCTATCCTCCCGATCCAGAAATAGCTGGCCTATTCGATGCCCTTGGCACCGCGGTTCAATGCGAATCCCGAAAAGAATATGACCTTCTTGCCGCTGCCAGCGCCATCATGTCGACCTTCTTCGGCGTCATGGAGTTCACGACCGACTGGCTGGAAAAGAATGGGCTCGATCGATCGAAGGGCCGGGCCTATATCGCGCCGCTATTTTCGAGTTTGGCGCAAAGAGCCAACGAGCCGGGCGTCACGTCATTCAATTCTCTGAGCTCTGAATTCGCCACCAAGGGCGGCCTGAACGAGCAGGTTTTCTCGGACTTCGAGAAGAAGGGCGGACGACAGGCACTGACGGCCGCACTCGACCGGGTACTTGCTCGCATTGAGGGCCGCAGCAGCTAA
- the cysD gene encoding sulfate adenylyltransferase subunit CysD has translation MHINRLEAESITIIREAVAEADRPVLFYSIGKDSSVLLHLVRKAFFPAKPPLPLLHVDTRWKFQEMYHFRDLIPQQTGMDLLVHVNPEAIEKDINPFDHGAALHTNITKTEGLKQALDHHRFDMIFGGARRDEEKSRSKERVFSFRTRNHCWDPKNQRPELWSLYNTRKAPGESMRVFPLSNWTELDVWQYIFQEGIPVVPLYFAKERPVVLRDGMILAVDDDRMRLLPGEEITRRRVRFRTLGCYPLTGAIESEADTIEGIIAELIQAPVSEPQGRLIDTGSSASMEKKKLEGYF, from the coding sequence ATGCATATAAATCGACTTGAGGCGGAAAGCATAACAATCATTCGCGAAGCGGTTGCCGAGGCTGACAGGCCGGTCCTTTTCTATTCAATCGGCAAAGACAGCTCAGTTCTGCTTCATCTTGTCAGGAAGGCATTCTTTCCAGCTAAGCCGCCATTGCCCCTATTGCATGTGGATACAAGATGGAAATTCCAGGAAATGTACCACTTTCGCGATCTTATCCCGCAGCAAACTGGAATGGATCTGCTGGTTCACGTCAATCCTGAAGCGATCGAAAAGGACATAAACCCCTTTGACCACGGCGCGGCGCTTCACACCAACATTACCAAAACGGAAGGGTTGAAGCAGGCACTCGATCATCATCGCTTTGATATGATTTTCGGGGGAGCCCGACGCGATGAGGAGAAGTCGCGATCTAAAGAGCGGGTATTTTCCTTTCGCACGCGCAATCATTGTTGGGACCCGAAGAATCAACGGCCAGAACTTTGGAGCCTCTACAATACCCGCAAAGCCCCCGGTGAAAGCATGAGGGTCTTTCCGCTCTCCAATTGGACGGAATTGGATGTGTGGCAATATATCTTCCAGGAGGGCATTCCAGTTGTGCCGTTGTATTTCGCCAAGGAGCGTCCGGTCGTTCTACGTGACGGTATGATTCTTGCCGTTGACGATGATCGCATGAGGTTATTGCCCGGCGAGGAAATCACTCGTCGCAGAGTTCGTTTCCGAACACTAGGTTGCTATCCACTGACGGGTGCTATCGAATCCGAGGCCGATACCATTGAAGGCATAATCGCTGAACTCATCCAGGCGCCCGTGTCCGAGCCACAAGGCCGGCTGATCGACACTGGTTCGTCGGCGAGCATGGAAAAAAAGAAATTAGAGGGTTATTTCTGA
- a CDS encoding AbrB/MazE/SpoVT family DNA-binding domain-containing protein, producing the protein MTSLAVTMKGQVTLKRDLLQHLGIKPGERIDFDKLPGGELRVRAARPTGTIDNFIGRHAGKVKKPMTIEEMNEIAASGWAGEE; encoded by the coding sequence ATGACGTCCCTAGCGGTCACAATGAAAGGTCAGGTCACACTAAAGCGGGATTTGCTGCAGCACTTGGGCATTAAACCTGGCGAACGGATTGACTTTGACAAGCTGCCGGGCGGTGAGCTTCGAGTGAGAGCCGCGCGGCCAACAGGCACCATTGATAATTTCATCGGCCGGCACGCCGGGAAAGTCAAAAAGCCGATGACAATCGAAGAAATGAACGAGATCGCCGCTTCCGGTTGGGCGGGTGAAGAGTGA